The genomic region TCGAGAACTCCCACACACTGTATGACCTGGACAGGTACGGGCAGAGCAAGGGCAGAGGTGCTTCTTGGGCTCGGATGGGATTGTCGTGTCTGGGATGACTTCAGTCTCCTCATTTACGTTGATCTCTATACGTTGATCGCTGTCATCCTGGGTGAGCCTAGAAGGTGTCAAAAGGATTACTCTGCACTCACACTTTTTATTAGAGTACATCAAAGTGCAGTGACGTGAATGCATGGAAAGGTGTTGCCTCAAGCTAACTAATCTCTGTACTTCACAGTCATTTAAGTTGCTCAGCTGCGTCCTTATTGATTGATTTCCTTGAGCATGTCCTCACTGCgtggactgtttttttttttttttttttttattttgcttcactGTAATAAAGGTGTCTGAGCTGCTGTCTCAAACAGGTTATGAAGGCAGGGCTTTTAACTGATGGATGTGCCAGGACAGCTGGAAGAAGTAGAACAAGGTAGATTGGGGCAAACTAACTTTATTCTAAAATCTGAATGCCTTGTCTTTATTGTGCATTTGCTATGGGGAAGACTTGCCTTTATGTTGaggtttatgtatttatttatatgtatagaTGATCATCTTAAACAGTGGAGACAGTCTTTCAGCAGAGACTCTAAGGTATGCTTGACTTCAATCATGTTTCAGTACCATTCGTATaggttgctttcttttttttttcctttggattctTTTTCTTGTACCAGTAATGCTGAAGGTAGGTTTCATCCTACAAATCTTTAGCATACATAATTTCCTGTGGGAAGGAGCATTGCAGTTTAGGACATACTGTGTGGAAATGTTTGCCTTTGGGGTGAGGGGAGTTTTTCACCTGTCTCATGAGCAGACAGACACTGCTGTCTACTTTTTGCATTAGAAGATACATGTGGCGAATAGGGAAATGTTTAGGTTgcctttcattttcagctgtcCCAGGTAACTTACTGCATCAGTAAACTTTGGCATCATGctctttttttgtcctttcccaGATAATTTATGAATGATGTTGAGCAGCAGAAGCCTTAGCTCAGCTCTGTGTAGGATTACTCCTTCTGTTGCAAAAGATGGATTCTTACTTTATCATGCATCTCAACTAGAATCTTCTGTCTGCAGGGACTTTGTCATGTATCTAAATTTATCCttggtttctttaaaaaaaatgcagttaggGATCTTGTCAGATGGCTTCTGAAAATTCACGTAGAATAAATCAACCAAATCTCCTTTGCCCCTGTGCTCAAATGTGGCTAATAGATTTTGAGGCACAACTTCCCATTACCAAAGCCAAATTAGCCCTCCAGTGTATTGCATATACACATGCGTTCACTGATTCTATTAGTATTTTCTACCACTTTGCCTAATACCCATATCAGATTTCCTATTCTGTAGTCCCTCTGATGccctgaaatgctttttaaatctgGAATCgtgcttgccttttttcttcatagtgtTTGGACAGTTTTAAGGCAAGTGGTACATGCAGCAGCTATTTCTCAATGTCCTTTAGAACCCTTTTGTGAGTGCTGGCTGGTCCTGGCAACTGTTGCTATTCAAGCATAGCTTTGTTTTGTGCTATTTCCTGCTGACCTCTCAGCCTGTAACATCTCCCGATGCATTTCCTTAGAGAGATACAGTGTGGAAACCTCCCAGAATATCTCCATACTGAATACatgtgcaaaaaataaatgcagtttttctttaacGCCTTGTTTGCTGCTTTGCCCTACAGATATCCTGGACTGTCtgtaaagggattttttttttctgtttatgcttttctttttaatttttctcaagATTTCTTTTGGGTCGGGAGCTGTACGGGGGACTGCTTTTGTGGCTTTTGTTTAACctaccatttttttctagtcttCGGTTTCCCGAAGGATTTTGCCTTCTATTATCTTTGATGATgctattcttttattattttgactAGTGATCTCTCTGAAATCTTTTCTAATGGTTTATGTGCCtttattgaattttttttcccctgacatGTCATCTTCAGATAATCTCTCTGTTGTCTGTCAGCATTTTACCTCTCAGCTTCTTTTTGCTCAGCGTGCttcctatttttattctgttctcttctcAAAATAGAAGCCATTATTGTTTTGTTGATCCCGGAAGGATGCTAAATTGATGCATGACAAAGTCATGGTTAGAGTAGACATGATAAATAACACTTTCAGCTATACCTTACCTGCTGCCTAAGACAAATCATGAATTGCCTTTCTGTCTTAAGAGTTGCTGATGAGTTGTTCCATGGAGCAGTCATTTATGGCATTTATGTTCATACCAGGCCGTGGGTTGTGACAGCTACCCAGCCTGTGTGGAGGCAGTTGAAGTCTCCAGTTACTCTGACGTTTCCTGCTTCTTGGCATCTCTGGGATTTCTCAGCAGGTGGTAATGCAGCTCTAATATTATATTTCTCTGGAAGTCTCTCTCAGACAGAGTATCTTGCCCTCCAGTCATCTTACCAGTCTTTTAACTCATGGTGTGAGTTGTCCCTTGCTCAGCTTACTCTTTCTTCCTGCATAATTCATAACCTGGGGGTGGTGTCCTACTTCTCATCTTTCTTTAATCAAGTTTCTTTACAAAATAGCCAGGcctgtttttaaacaatataGACTAGTCCTTCACTTCGACATAAATGATTCCAGCagtccttcccttctcccctgcAGTATCCTCTGGGTGtcaccaccagcagctcctttcTAACACCTACAATAAACCTGTTCTCCTAACTTGTGAATTTGACCAGTTTTACCTAGCAGGAAGGTTACGATGTCCTCGGCACTACCAGCATAGCTGTGTGATTATCAGggcttctttcctctcctctcccccaaaaCAAGGAGAGGGCCATAGAAAACGAACACCGATACTGGAAAATAGCCCTAACAAACCTGGGGATTCCCAGTCAAGATTGGCAACGTTCGGACTGTACAAGTCAGAAAAGATAATCTCTTAGGTATCAGCTTAGCCTGCTCGCAGCCTTTACTTGACAATTATTCTGTCTGACAACTTCCAGACGATGGGCTCTTTTGTCCCTTCTCTGGATctgcctgttttcttctcctaaGGATCTAAATCCTCTGTAGCCTGCTTGCTGACGGTCAGCACTGCCGTGTCTGTAATCCCGAGCCGGCCGGGGTCACGCCGGGGGGAGCGGTTTATGCCAGAAAGGAGCATTGtgagcttgtttgtttgtttgtaacaCGCATCAGGAGCAGCTTCACCTCAGACACTCTTGTGTCGGGCTGAAACAGTAGTTAAATGCCTTTTAATAGGAGTGCTGACTAACTTAGAGGAACCAAGCACTGGGGAAGCTTGCATACCTTGCTGGTTCTGCAAGGTATTTCTCTATGAATCAGGAAAAATACTGCTCATTTCATCTATGCATTTATTGCCCAGGCTCACTAGCACAAGGATTTAGACTGGAGCAATTGCATAAGCTGACGGGGCTCACTAAATAGCATATGTGAGTTGGTAGCGGGGTGCATCAGTGAGCAGCCTGCTTGCCGAGCGCTGGCAGCTGGCTCGCAGGTGGGAGCACGGTCAGTGCCTTGCCAGGATGGGGCCCTGCCATTGGCAAGCTGGCCGAGGAGTCAGGTTTTTGAGGAGAGCAGCTTTCCCTCGCCCAGCAGCCATCCCACTGGGGCACTGTCATGGAGAAGTGAGTCAGACGCTGACACCTCTGGGGGTGTGCGTTGGAGGTCTGCAGGCACTGAGTTGTCACAGGTGGCTGACTGTCGGATCCCGCGTAACCCTAGCAGTGCCAGAACTGTGGTCAGGTTTTGGTTGCCTGAGCTCTTGGTATAATATATGACTGTGCGACAGTCAAAAACCCTCGTAACTGGCATCCAGGTACTGCTGTCGGATAGTGCTGGGCACCGTATTGCTTGTCTGGTAGGACAGCCGTCTTTGTAAGTGCTCACAAGCACCAGAAGGGTCAGGTTTTGTATGATGAATACAGCAATTCTGCTGGTTTGTGGTCTGCTCCAGGAGAACTAAAATGATGCAGTTTGTGCCACGTGCAGTCTGAATTGGACTGGAGAAGAAGGATGACATGGGAGCATTAAATTCTGGGGACAGTCCTCTCTTTAATTTGTGGCCCAGTCTCACAGGGGAATGTTCTGCAAGATTGTACTGCCTCGGTTAGAAGGACActaggaggagggaaaggactCCTGCTTACGGGGCTTCCTGTAAAAGCTTTGTGTAGCAGGTTGAACTGTGTTACAGTACTTGGTATGCATTGTATAATACCCAATATTGTACAAAACCCAGTAtctgacatttcttttcatggcAGTATTGTGCAAGATGCAAATTTTGTTGCATAATGGCAGCGTCAGGTGCTATAAAATGTGCAGTTTGTCCTAGTCCCATCTCTTAATGATCTGTGTCCCAGATCCAGCAGCTGGCTCCTTTGGAAGCTGTAGTAGGCAACTTCTGTCACATCCAGAGTCTTGAGGACGTCAGGCAGGGATAGAGGCATCCACCTGCAAGTCGCAGGGATGTGCTCCAAATAGCTGTCTGCTTGCAGAAGCCGTGGATCGCAGATGCAGCACGGCAGCGTGGGTCTCAGACGGAGCTGCGGCACTGGCAGGTCGGTGGAAGAGGACTGGAAAAAGAGGCAGTGCTaaagcagcagcttccctgcCCCCATCCCAGGCACCGCGGGGCACACATTGTGCAGCTCTGTCACGTTTTCACTTCCAAATGCTGAACTCCTCGGGGAACGGAGTAAGCCTCTCTGGAGTGCTTGCAGTAACTGGAAGGGCCTTGTTTCTCTCCCAAGCAGCAAAGCTGCTTGTAAGGCTCCCCTCAGTACCTTTGCATGTAGGGGTGGCAGGGTGCTGTGCCACGCTGCTCCTAGTGTTGCCCTACACCTTTACCATGTTTTGCTCTCAGTGCACATCCCGATTGCCCTCCCTACCCTCTCCTGCTGGCTGATGTCTTTTTCTCCAAAGGTGTACACATTAAAATGAGCAGAAACTGCAGGAGGCTATGAAATCTCCTCCATCTTTGCCACCTTGCTGCCTCTTTCCACAGCTCCCTTCTGCCCGGAGCCGGAGCCCCGAGCCTCTGCTGGATGGAGGTGGCGGGGAGCGGACGCCAGCATCGTGGCGGCGCGGGGAAGCGGAGCACACGTGAGGACGGGCTCAGGGCCGGGGAAGGCCGGCGTGTCGCTCCTCCTCGCCACACGTGCGGCCGccgggaagggcagggaaggcacATGGCGTCCGCTGAAGCTCCGGGCTCTAAGCCCAGCCCCTTGCATAAGCTGTTGACCGTGCTGGGTGGGGAAGGCAGCGCTGCTGCGGCTCTGTgtgagctgtggggctggctgcCTCCGCTTTACGTAATGCTGGCTTTCCCCTGCCGCCTGCTTTGCTGTTAACTCCTTCCTCTCTCTTGCCCAGGAGCGCTCCCAAAGGCCTCCATGCTCTCTGTCCCAAGAAAAATTGAGTCCACGCAGCCGTAGCAGGCCCTGGGTGCTTAAAGAAGTAGAGAAATGGGGAAACTGTGGCTGCCCTTTCCATAGTGTGGTCTGACACGGGAATAAATAGCATGAAACAGGTCTGCTCATGACCTTATGGCGTGAGGGAGGATGGTGATTTCTGTAATCGCCAGGATCGAGAGGAATGACGCAAAATAGGATTTGTCTCGTCTGGGAGAGGTGGAGGAGGGTTCGCTAACAGTCTGGGACTTGTTGTGTCGGACAGGGGGGAAGTAAGGTCAGAATCGGGCTAGGAAATAGATGCAGGTCTGGGATTTGTCAGCTTGGGGAGACAGTATTCAGACTGAGATTTCATACAGGGGTTTGATGAAGAGCTATGGGAGAAAGATGTGATGCTAAGCCTGATTCAGCTGGAgctgttctgtgttttattttttttttccccgtggAGATGGATttctgtgttgatttttttttgtgttcttgcttttaaatatcCCTTTGAGGCATGCACCAAGTGGAAGCTGAGTCTGTAAGGATTTCTCTGTCTAAACAGAAAGGCTGTCCTGAGCAGAGATAACAGGATACGGTTTTGCTATCATTTCCTCGTCCCTCCTGTGGTAGCGAGGCTGTCATGCCATCTTGCttattttgtttccagaataaTTGAGCTGAATGGCAACAAGCCACCTCTCACCTACAAGCGCTTCCAGGCCATCATTAGCCGTATGGAGCTCCCAAAGAAGCCAGTGAGCAGCGTAACGAGCCAGCAGATGGAGACGTGTAAAGTGGACATCCAGGAGAACCACGATGATGTGTATGgggtcccatccctggaagagCTGGGTATGTGTTGAGAGTGAAGTCAAGGGTCAACTGCCACCCAAAATGGGCCTACTGAAACTGTTTCTGGTGGCTGTCACCTGCCCAGGACAGGTCCGGTGTTGTCTTCTGACCTGGGCTGCTTCTAGCCATAGAAGCAAAGTAATGTTTTTAGCCAGTGCTGGGCTCTGTGAAAGCAGACTGCTCCCTCTTGCACTGCCATTGATGCACAACATCCCTTTAGCATTGCTCTGAAAGGTTCTGCATCTGTCCTTACATTCTCTGCTATTCTGGGCATATAACCACTGTATCAGTGTCTCATGTCCTTGCCAGCTGCTTTTTTCCTACTGCTGTCCTAGACAGGTTGTGTAACAGACCTGAAGAGGTAACCTGTGTACCAGGCACACATCATGTCATTCACTTGTTGCCAAGCACCACCAACCTGAGAgcttagcaaaacaaaagataTTACCGAAACTTCTTTCGCTTATCCTGCTATGCTTTTTGGTCCTTGGAAACTTGGTGTTTGCCTCCTCTTTCATACATACCCTTATTTTTCTTGGAGGAGGAGGATAAATAGAGAACTGAGGCATGAGAAATGTGAGGCCTACGTCAAGGAAGTGAATTTAAATGCAAGGGAAGGAAAGGTTAATGCAGAATACTGTCATACACAGTGTACTCCATGCTGGCTTCTTAGGAGTATCACCTTGTACCTTAAGAGTTATGGAAAAGGGGGACTTCTCAAACAAGACTATCTTAAGGGCTGCGGTCCTGGATAGATCTGCTTCCTTTGTTGTCTGGCCTAATGTGAGACCTTCTGTAACCTTACATTGGTCTGCTTGCTGCCAGGGGAAGCTCCTTTGTCAGCCTGGAGCACTGCGAGGAAACTGCATTATTGCTTCCACTTTTGTGCTGGTTCTTCAGCACTAACGCACCAGCTTTCCACAGAAAATGAGTCTTTCGAGGAGCAACAGGCTCTCTAGTGAGCAGCTGGTGGTCATGGCAAGGTATTTCATGAGGCAAACCTGTGAAGCATGCGTTCCTTTGCCAGCTGCTCTGGCCCAAGGAACAGAGAGCCCTGTGGGTAGTGCTAACACACGGGATAATTGGTATGTGGCCACTGGGGAAGGTCCCCAGAAAGCTGCCTGAAGCGTTGCAGGGAGAGAACCTGGTAGTCTCAGTGTCACGAACAGGTTTTCCTCATGTTCCAAATGGCTGGCCTGCTGTAGAAGAACTAGAGCAGTAAATAAGCCCCGTTAAGCAACTGCAGTATTTAACTTGTTTTGTCATTGCTTACATTTATTCACATCTGTATCGTTTGTGTAGACTTGGCTTCTAATCTTACAAAGATCTTTCCTTCAGGCTTCCCCACAGATGGTCTTGCCCCTGCAGTTTGGCAAGGAGGGGAGACAGAAGCTTTGGCACGACTGGATAAACATTTGGAAAGAAAGGTAACGCCCTGCTATTTAAGTGGTCATTCCTGCAGGCTGTGGGtccaaacaaaaaatgttgagCATTGGCCAttgctctcttttctcttttagcaATGGTCACTACATTGGCCTGTGGCAGGGACATTTGGTATTTTTGGAGTACTCCTGTCATCTTAGGTTGTTTGTGGAGCAGGGATTCCCTGGGCTTCTTCagacctgaagaagagctgtaTATTAACTATACTGCTGTTAGAAGCACATAGGattcttttaattgtttttcctcctgctgtttcCTTTAGAGGAATGCAAACTTGGAAACTCTCCTGCAAGTTGTTCCATCTGTGCTGCACGCTATGCACCATCTCCTTTTGTCGTTATCTGAGTTACTATTAGCAGTATGTGCTCATAAAAGAGTACCTTGCCCTTGTACATCAGTCTCTTCGTATCTCACTGGGATTTATTCTCTTACTGGGATTTATTCTCTTACTGAGATTTATTCTATGGGGCTTGTGTTCTTCACTACAGTACACGAGGGAAACAATTTCAAAGTAATGAAAGTTGACCCAGCTGCAGAAacatggggtgtgggggctggagTTGTCCACTTGAGATCTCTCCCAGTGGTGGCTGGAAATGAATAGAAGAAGTGGTGCTGCCACACCTCAGTGACCTTGCCACCTGCACAGAGGCCTGCCCTTAGCAGTGTCTGACAgtttgggatttattttcttttggggCTAATTTCTCCTGAATATATTTAGGCATGGGTTGCAAATTACGAAAGACCAAGGATGAACGCCAATTCATTGCTGGCCAGCCCTACAGGACTCAGTCCCTACCTGCGTTTTGGCTGTTTGTCCTGCCGCTTATTTTACTATCGTCTCTGGGAGCTGTATAAGAAGGTAAGATAAAAGGTTCgcctggagagcagcctggTTTTGAGCATAGCTTGATTCTGGTTCCAAGACTGTGTGCCGGAACAGCTGCAAAAATTGTTATTGCTTCACTTGTGTTTGACTGTTGGGTAAAGCTTTTGTTGCTGGTACAGAAGAGTCTCTTGGGTAAGGAAAAGTGATTTTCCTGTGTAGTTGAGCAGCCCTTATATCTGATGGTACCCTGTTCTTCAGCCTGGACTCCTGTCATGAGCCATGTAGGGCTTTTTACTGTTAGTTATGGGTGGTTCGAGTCACTTGCCAGCGTACTGAGTGGGCTAAAAGCATGCTCTGACTTCACCACCTGGGGTTTCTGATAAAGGATGGTCTGAAATTGAGCTCCTTTATGGAAGTTGTCAGCAACAGACTTGGGAATTGTGTATAAATGCATGGGTGTCTCGCAGCTCAGCATAATGAAGCCAGTCCTCCCCTGCTTGTGAATACCTTTGTTCCCTCCTCTACAGGTGAAGCGGAACAGCACTCCTCCCCTCTCTCTGTACGGACAGCTTCTCTGGCGGGAATTTTTCTACACAGCAGCCACAAACAACCCAAAGTTTGATCGCATGGAGGGGAACCCCATCTGCATTCAAATCCCCTGGGACAAGAACCCTGAAGCCTTGGCAAAGTGGGCAGAGGGCAAGACAGGTTTCCCTTGGATCGATGCAATCATGACCCAGCTGAGACAGGAAGGGTGGATCCACCATTTGGCCAGGCACGCCGTGGCCTGCTTCCTGACCAGGGGCGACCTCTGGATCAGCTGGGAGTCAGGAGTCAGGGTGAGTCTGGCATTTCCAGAGGCTTACAGGAGGCCATAAGGAAAGCAAAGTCTCCCTGGCACTTGCTGCAAGGATTGCCACACAGGTATGGCTTTTGCTTGGCATGTAAAAGTTGTGTGGAAGACAGATTCGCTAGCAGGCTCCTGGCCTGCCAACAGTCTGCCTTCTACCACGAGGGCTCAAACAGTATCAAGAGTCTCCAGTTACCACAACTAACTGCTAGTGGGACCCACTGGTAAATATGGACTGGgatttgggtttgggtttgggggagCTATTTTGGTAAAATGCTATCAGTCCATCTGTTTCCTTTGCAAGTTCAATGTATCTTTGTAACTGGACCTTTCTCCTCATTGTGTAATCCATCACCGTGCCAGTCAGGGAACGCTCCGTGACTGTGAAATCTGAGTCTAGATTCTCTCAAGAAAAGAGGTAAAAGACACTCTTTTTGGGACATCTGAAGGGACAAACAGCTTGAACTTACTGGGTGTACATATTGCCCTATGCAAAAAGTGGAGGCAGAAGCAGCGTCTTGTCAGAAG from Anser cygnoides isolate HZ-2024a breed goose chromosome 5, Taihu_goose_T2T_genome, whole genome shotgun sequence harbors:
- the CRY2 gene encoding cryptochrome-2 isoform X3, whose protein sequence is MELPKKPVSSVTSQQMETCKVDIQENHDDVYGVPSLEELGFPTDGLAPAVWQGGETEALARLDKHLERKAWVANYERPRMNANSLLASPTGLSPYLRFGCLSCRLFYYRLWELYKKVKRNSTPPLSLYGQLLWREFFYTAATNNPKFDRMEGNPICIQIPWDKNPEALAKWAEGKTGFPWIDAIMTQLRQEGWIHHLARHAVACFLTRGDLWISWESGVRVFDELLLDADFSVNAGSWMWLSCSAFFQQFFHCYCPVGFGRRTDPSGDYVKRYLPKLKGFPSRYIYEPWNAPESVQKAAKCIIGVDYPKPMVNHAETSRLNIERMKQIYQQLSRYRGLCLLASVPSCVEDLSGPVADSASGQGSSTSTAVRLPQSDQASPKRKHEGAEELCTEELYKRAKVTGLPASEIPGKSL